Genomic segment of Pseudoalteromonas sp. NC201:
CATTTTATTTATCGCGTCAGGTGCGTTCCAAATGGCCAAGCCGTCGGATTTAATCCCTGAACTACAAGGTCGTTTACCTATTCGCGTTGAACTAGAAGCACTAACTGCGGGTGATTTCAAACGTATTCTAACTGAGCCAAATGCATCTCTTACAGAGCAGCAACAAGCGCTACTGAAAACAGAAGACGTCACTATCGACTTTACCGATGACGCTATCACTAAACTGGCTGAAGCTGCATATCAGGTCAACGAGAAAACTGAAAACATCGGTGCGCGTCGCCTTCACACTGTGATGGAAAAACTGATGGAAGAGATTTCATTCGATGCCAGTGAAAAGGCCGGTGATACCTTGACAATTGATGCCGCCTACGTTGAACAGCATTTAGACATGCTTGTTCAGGATGAAGATTTAAGCCGCTTCATTCTGTAAATTAAAATCAAAAGCGGAGCCTTGCTCCGCTTTTTGAGTTATACCAATTATGTATCAAGTCACCAAACTTCATTACCATAAACTCAGTAAAGTACTCGATGCTTATTTTGAGGACGGCCGCTGTTTTACGCTAAGTGCCGAATTCTTACGAACACATTCACCATCCGCCGAAGTGCAAGGGCATAGTCCGGCGCAAAAGCAACTCGTGCTAAACAAACAGAATGTCGCCATAAAGAAAATTGAACCCGTTGGTCACTATGCTGCACGCTTTGTTTTTGATGATGGCCACGACTCAGGGCTCTACAGCTGGCAATAC
This window contains:
- a CDS encoding gamma-butyrobetaine hydroxylase-like domain-containing protein, whose protein sequence is MYQVTKLHYHKLSKVLDAYFEDGRCFTLSAEFLRTHSPSAEVQGHSPAQKQLVLNKQNVAIKKIEPVGHYAARFVFDDGHDSGLYSWQYLYTIATQHDALWQEYVNAVEEYKTQKDSVPIKFVP